The proteins below come from a single Malus sylvestris chromosome 3, drMalSylv7.2, whole genome shotgun sequence genomic window:
- the LOC126615856 gene encoding uncharacterized protein LOC126615856: MKNLAATLHISQMASFSTLNLSPSPKPTHSLLKPLIPAPEIDTRTQIQTPYPKLILTGPSQLSGHVPISGSKNSALPILAATLCCSGTSRIQNVPDLFDTRTMASVLVSLGAKVEVLDNEMLVNTDGVGSVEPNADEIQKIRGGFFVIGPLVARFGEAVVALPGGCNIGARPVDLYIRGLQSLGAVVELRDGKVQAYAANGRGLVGGSFQLDYPSVGATETLMMAACMADGTTVLSNVAREPEVVDLARFLTNCGACVDGAGSNKLVIKGKSQLRGCECVVAPDRIEAGTFMLAAAITRSCISISPVIPCQMSSLIHKLSAAGCKIKKCSHDTLEVSAVSGRGGENLLSVVVKTGPYPGFPTDLQPQIMALLTTCNGLSSVEESVFDKRMSHVSELLQLGAKIQVCASTALVYGKDNGSVLNGSSLVANDIRGGVSLVLAGLAAEGTTEISGVAHIDRGYENLDMKLRFLGADVKRLLPLAS; this comes from the exons ATGAAGAACTTGGCGGCAACTCTTCACATCTCACAAATGGCTTCCTTCTCTACCTTGAACCTTTCACCAAGTCCAAAACCCACCCATTCTCTTCTAAAACCACTGATTCCGGCACCCGAAATCGATACCCGAACCCAAATCCAAACCCCTTACCCGAAGCTCATACTCACGGGCCCTTCCCAGCTTTCCGGCCATGTACCCATCAGCGGCTCCAAGAACTCAGCTTTGCCGATTCTGGCGGCGACCCTTTGCTGCTCAGGCACTTCAAGGATTCAAAACGTGCCGGATTTGTTCGATACTCGCACAATGGCTTCGGTTTTAGTGTCTCTTGGAGCTAAAGTCGAAGTCTTGGACAACGAAATGTTGGTTAACACCGATGGGGTTGGCTCAGTTGAGCCTAATGCGGATGAAATTCAAAAGATTAGAGGTGGGTTTTTCGTCATTGGGCCGTTGGTTGCCCGATTCGGGGAGGCGGTGGTTGCATTACCCGGTGGCTGCAATATTGGGGCTCGACCAGTGGACCTATACATTCGGGGTCTTCAATCTCTTGGCGCTGTTGTTGAATTGAG GGATGGGAAAGTTCAGGCATATGCCGCAAATGGAAGAGGATTAGTTGGAGGAAGTTTCCAACTTGATTACCCGAGTGTGGGGGCAACGGAAACTCTTATGATGGCTGCATGTATGGCTGATGGAACAACTGTACTGTCCAATGTTGCCAGA GAACCAGAGGTGGTTGATCTTGCTAGGTTTCTTACCAACTGTGGGGCCTGTGTGGATGGAGCAGGCAGCAACAAGCTTGTTATCAAAGGAAAATCCCAGTTGCGTGGTTGTGAATGCGTTGTTGCACCTGATCGTATTGAAGCAGGTACATTTATGCTTGCTGCAGCTATTACTCGCTCATGCATCTCAATATCACCTGTCATACCTTGCCAAATGTCCTCTTTGATACACAAACTATCGGCCGCTGGTTGCAAAATCAAGAAATGTTCTCATGATACCTTGGAA GTTTCAGCAGTGTCTGGGCGTGGGGGTGAAAATTTGCTTAGCGTCGTGGTTAAGACAGGCCCATATCCTGGGTTTCCCACAGACCTCCAACCACAAATAATGGCTTTGCTGACTACATGCAATGGTTTAAGTTCTGTAGAGGAATCTGTATTTGACAAACGCATGAGTCATG TAAGCGAACTGCTACAGCTTGGAGCAAAGATTCAGGTCTGTGCGAGCACTGCTCTGGTTTATGGGAAAGACAATGGAAG TGTCTTGAATGGTTCCTCGCTTGTTGCAAATGACATTAGGGGTGGGGTGTCACTGGTATTAGCTGGGTTGGCCGCAGAAGGCACTACAGAGATCAGCGGTGTTGCTCATATTGACCGTGGTTATGAGAATTTAGATATGAAACTTCGTTTTCTGGGAGCTGATGTCAAAAGATTACTGCCTCTTGCATCCTAA
- the LOC126614673 gene encoding olee1-like protein, translating into MAKALGIAALFITLSCFYSLAYATTGAATRTLFVEGKVYCDPCRVQFETRLSTPVDGATVALECRSRENGTIVYVVEGKTDKNGIYSLASHKEFEEQICEVRTVRSPTDQCADHFDFERARILLTDNNGVNALARYANPLGFMTKESTYECEAVLKELFPEETEDQ; encoded by the exons ATGGCCAAGGCTTTGGGTATCGCAGCACTCTTCATCACCTTGTCCTGCTTCTACTCTCTCGCATACGCCACCACGGGTGCCGCCACCAGAACTCTCTTCGTGGAGGGCAAGGTGTACTGCGACCCATGTCGTGTCCAATTCGAGACAAGACTCAGCACACCCGTTGACG GTGCTACGGTAGCCTTGGAGTGCAGAAGCCGTGAAAATGGTACCATCGTATACGTAGTCGAAGGCAAGACCGATAAGAATGGCATCTACAGTCTGGCCTCCCACAAGGAATTTGAGGAGCAAATCTGTGAGGTGAGGACCGTGCGCAGCCCTACCGATCAGTGCGCTGACCACTTCGACTTCGAGAGGGCTAGGATTTTGCTCACGGACAACAATGGTGTGAACGCCTTGGCTCGCTACGCCAACCCCCTTGGGTTCATGACGAAGGAGAGTACTTATGAGTGCGAGGCAGTTCTTAAGGAATTGTTCCCCGAGGAGACTGAAGATCAATAA
- the LOC126615010 gene encoding TPR repeat-containing thioredoxin TTL1-like has protein sequence MSHSGKPISEQLGLDSLNDRFRDSLSCEANKPDFRELDLGSPVSPLRTRQSGGIATATSSSSSSSGSVSGRNGPNPVARRADSAPNNHSGELSGSSESSPTAADSARSAGNTRSFKPGHTMCSTHPLIYSGQSSVSSPPPSVLPTGNICPSGKFLKTGMVPNRSSRTDVLGSGTGNYGHGSIMRGGQAAKGGGSEAASSLSSRASAVSSRGTGCSGDLLKRTTASVDPEEVKRAGNEQYRRGHFAEALSLYDQAIALSPANAAYRSNRAAALTGLGRLTEAVRECEEAVRLDPSYGRAHQRLGSLFLRLGQVENARRHLCFPGLQPDPAELQKLQAVEKHLKRCTDSRRVGDWRSVLRECDSTIASGADSSPQLSMCRAEALLKLHQIDDAESVVLNTPRLDTHSDLSQSKFFGMLSEAYTNFVLAQIELAFGRFENAVTAAEKAGQIDSRNIEAAVLLSNVRLVMRARARGNDLFKSERFTEACAAYGEGLRLDPSNSVLYCNRAACWFKLGMWERSIEDCNQALCIKHNYTKALLRRAASNSKLERWIEALKDYEVLRRLLPDDNEVAESLFHAQIALKKSREEEVSNLKFGGEVEEILGLEQFRAAISLPGVSVVHFKAASDLQCKQISPFLDTLCGRYPSINFLKVDIEENAAVANSENVRIVPTFKIYKNGSRVKEMVRPSRDMLEHSVRHYSF, from the exons ATGTCGCATTCCGGGAAGCCCATTTCGGAGCAGCTCGGCCTAGACTCGCTTAACGATCGATTCCGTGACTCGCTGAGTTGCGAAGCCAACAAGCCCGATTTCCGAGAACTCGATTTAGGTTCGCCCGTTTCGCCTCTTCGGACTCGCCAGAGCGGCGGCATCGCCACTGCTACAAGCAGTAGTTCCAGCTCATCCGGATCGGTTTCCGGCCGAAATGGGCCCAACCCAGTTGCCAGACGGGCCGATTCAGCCCCCAACAACCACTCCGGCGAGCTCTCCGGCTCTAGCGAGAGCAGTCCCACAGCTGCAGATAGCGCCCGATCCGCTGGAAACACCCGCAGTTTCAAACCGGGTCATACAATGTGTTCCACCCACCCGCTTATATACTCGGGTCAGAGCTCCGTGAGCTCTCCGCCGCCCAGTGTTTTGCCCACGGGGAACATATGCCCATCTGGGAAATTCTTAAAAACGGGTATGGTCCCGAACCGGAGCTCCAGAACCGACGTTTTGGGTTCGGGTACGGGGAATTATGGTCATGGGAGCATAATGCGGGGCGGTCAGGCTGCTAAAGGCGGCGGCAGTGAGGCAGCGAGTTCCCTGAGTTCGAGGGCGAGCGCCGTGAGTTCGAGGGGTACCGGCTGCAGCGGAGACTTGTTGAAGAGAACAACGGCGAGTGTGGATCCAGAAGAGGTGAAGAGAGCTGGGAATGAGCAGTACAGAAGAGGCCATTTCGCAGAGGCTTTGAGCTTGTACGATCAGGCGATTGCATTGTCTCCGGCCAATGCCGCCTACCGGAGTAACCGGGCGGCAGCATTGACGGGTCTAGGACGGCTGACGGAGGCGGTGAGGGAATGTGAGGAGGCGGTGAGGTTGGATCCCAGTTATGGCAGAGCTCACCAGCGTTTGGGGTCTCTGTTTCTTAG GTTAGGGCAGGTCGAGAATGCCCGGAGACACCTTTGTTTTCCCGGGCTGCAGCCAGATCCAGCTGAGTTACAGAAATTGCAGGCAGTAGAGAAGCATCTAAAAAGATGTACAGATTCCCGTCGTGTAGGAGATTGGAGAAGTGTATTGAGGGAATGCGATTCTACTATTGCTTCCGGAGCTGACTCTTCTCCTCAG CTCTCTATGTGTAGAGCGGAAGCGCTTCTGAAGCTCCACCAAATTGATGACGCTGAATCAGTCgtattgaatacacctagattAGACACTCATTCCGACCTTTCACAATCTAAGTTCTTTGGGATGCTTTCTGAAGCTTACACTAACTTTGTCTTGGCCCAAATTGAATTGGCATTTGGAAG GTTTGAGAATGCAGTTACTGCTGCTGAGAAAGCAGGACAGATTGATTCCCGAAACATTGAAGCTGCAGTGCTGCTAAGTAATGTGCGCTTGGTTATGAGAGCTCGTGCCCGTGGCAATGATCTCTTCAAGTCCGAAAGGTTCACAGAAGCTTGCGCAGCATATGGAGAAGGTCTGAGGCTTGATCCTTCAAACTCTGTTCTCTATTGCAACAGAGCGGCTTGTTGGTTTAAACTTGGGATGTGGGAGCGATCCATTGAAGACTGCAACCAGGCCCTATGTATTAAACATAATTACACAAAAGCCCTTCTCCGAAGGGCTGCCTCCAACAGCAAG CTAGAAAGATGGATAGAGGCTTTAAAAGATTATGAGGTCTTGAGAAGGTTGCTCCCTGATGACAATGAAGTTGCTGAATCTTTGTTTCATGCTCAAATTGCATTAAAAAAATCCCGTGAGGAAGAAGTTTCTAATTTGAAGTTTGGCGGTGAAGTGGAAGAAATATTAGGTCTTGAGCAGTTCAGAGCTGCGATATCTTTACCAG GTGTCTCCGTGGTCCATTTCAAAGCCGCCTCTGATTTGCAATGCAAGCAAATATCACCTTTTCTGGACACGCTTTGTGGTCGCTACCCATCCATAAATTTCCTCAAG GTTGACATTGAAGAAAACGCAGCAGTTGCAAACAGCGAAAATGTGAGGATTGTACCAACATTCAAGATTTACAAAAATGGGAGCCGAGTGAAGGAAATGGTGCGCCCCAGTCGCGATATGTTGGAACACTCGGTCAGGCATTATAGCTTTTAG
- the LOC126615855 gene encoding dol-P-Man:Man(6)GlcNAc(2)-PP-Dol alpha-1,2-mannosyltransferase-like: MSLSTRLRRPQPSDDPSSSSSPPPPQSSSSYSKVDKQGKSDGGVDKGLGWFFPLVALGMLRYMSATSNIIHDCDEVFNYWEPLHFLLYKSGFQTWEYSSQFALRSYLYILFHALVGQPASWLFAEEKVRVFYAVRIFLGLLSVITDTVLVVALSRKYGKRLASYTLAMLCLTSGCFFASTSFLPSSFSMYAMSLSSGLFLLDKYTMAVTVAAVGVILGWPFSILAFLPVTFYSLARRFKQAFLAGAAISVALLVFSVLVDHYYYSRWTSSVLNLLIYNVAGGGESHLYGTEGPLYYLRNGFNNFNFCFVLALLFLAMLPIARKKYAPNLLIVVSPVYIWLAFMSLQPHKEERFLYPIYPLICVAASAVIESFPDVFRSDYDSQGNSPTVMTAKILRPVVLSFILCASHARTFSVINGYSAPIEVYKLLEHHDDVGTGSVLCVGSEWHRFPSSFFVPDYVGEVRWIDDGFRGLLPFPFNSTLGGTAAAPPYLNNKNKASDLQYLRDLDQCTFLVELQLSRPFPSRGSDLSTWEVIGALPYLDRELSPAKYRSFFIPYLWQHKNIFGMYKLLRRVLK, from the exons ATGTCTCTGTCCACGAGGCTGAGACGCCCTCAGCCGTCCGATGACCCTTCTTCATCATcgtcgccgccgccgccgcagTCGTCGTCATCTTACTCGAAAGTCGACAAGCAAGGGAAATCGGACGGCGGCGTCGACAAAGGGTTGGGGTGGTTCTTTCCGTTGGTGGCTCTGGGAATGCTGAGGTACATGAGTGCCACATCAAACATCATACACGACTGCGACGAGGTCTTCAATTATTGGGAGCCTCTCCATTTCCTTCTCTACAAATCTGGCTTCCAAACTTGGGAATATAG TTCACAGTTTGCACTTCGGTCATATTTGTACATTCTTTTCCATGCATTGGTGGGTCAGCCTGCTTCCTGGTTGTTTGCTGAGGAAAAA GTGAGAGTATTCTATGCTGTTAGAATCTTTCTTGGTCTCCTTTCTGTTATCACTGACACTGTCCTGGTAGTTGCTCTTTCAAGAAAGTACGGAAAACGCCTTGCTTCTTACACACTTGCAATGCTATGCTTAACCAGCGGTTGTTTTTTCGCTAGCACAA GTTTCTTGCCAAGCTCGTTCTCCATGTATGCCATGTCTCTTTCATCCGGTTTATTTCTGCTTGATAAATACACCATGGCAGTTACAGTTGCAGCCGTAGGTGTAATCCTTGGCTGGCCATTCTCAATCttggcatttttgccagtcacATTCTACTCTCTAGCTAGAAGATTCAAACAAGCTTTTCTTGCCGGGGCCGCCATATCTGTTGCTCTTCTT GTATTCTCGGTTCTCGTTGATCATTACTACTACAGCAGATGGACATCATCCGTGTTAAATCTGTTGATCTATAATGTTGCAGGAGGCGGTGAGAGCCATTTGTATGGAACTGAGGGGCCGCTATATTATTTAAGGAACGGATTTAACAAttttaacttttgttttgtACTTGCATTGCTGTTTCTGGCAATGCTGCCGATTGCAAGGAAAAAGTATGCCCCAAACTTGCTGATTGTTGTCTCACCAGTATATATTTGGTTGGCATTCATGTCTTTGCAGCCACACAAAGAAGAAAG GTTCCTTTATCCAATATATCCACTAATTTGTGTTGCTGCATCGGCTGTCATTGAGAGCTTTCCTGATGTTTTCCGATCTGATTATGATTCCCAAGGAAATTCTCCAACGGTTATG ACAGCAAAGATTCTGAGACCGGTGGTTCTTAGCTTCATATTATGTGCCTCCCATGCTCGTACGTTTTCAGTGATCAATGGTTATTCCGCCCCTATAGAGGTTTACAAGCTTTTAGAGCATCATGACGATGTAGGAACAG GTTCTGTTCTCTGTGTTGGAAGTGAATGGCACCGTTTCCCATCATCATTTTTTGTTCCTGATTATGTGGGAGAGGTCCGTTGGATTGATGATGGGTTCAGAGGACTTCTTCCCTTCCCATTCAATTCTACCTTGGGTGGAACTGCAGCAGCACCACCATATCTTAACAATAAGAACAAAGCATCTGACTTGCAATAT CTCCGGGATCTTGATCAATGTACGTTCCTTGTCGAGCTGCAGCTTAGTCGGCCTTTCCCTTCTCGGGGAAGTGACTTATCAACTTGGGAG GTGATTGGAGCGTTGCCTTACTTAGACAGGGAGCTCTCGCCTGCCAAGTACCGCTCCTTTTTCATCCCGTATCTGTGGCAGCATAAGAATATTTTTGGCATGTACAAGCTGCTTAGAAGGGTACTGAAATGA
- the LOC126615261 gene encoding phosphoenolpyruvate carboxylase, housekeeping isozyme-like, whose amino-acid sequence MANRNLEKLASIDAQLRLLVPSKVSEDDKLVEYDALLLDRFLDILQDLHGEDLRETVQACYELSAEYEGKHDPKKLSELGDVLTSLDPGDSIVVAKSFAHMLSLANLAEEVQIAYRRRNKLKKGDFADENSATTESDIEETLKRLVGDLKKSPQEVFDALKNQTVDLVLTAHPTQSVRRSLLQKHGRIRNCLTQLYAKDITPDDKQEIDEALQREIQAAFRTDEIRRTAPTPQDEMRAGMSYFHETIWKGVPKFLRRVDTALKNIGINERVPHNAPLIQFSSWMGGDRDGNPRVTPEVTRDVCLLARMMAANLYYSQIEDLMFELSMWRCNDELRVRADVLHRSTRRDAKHYIEFWKQVPPNEPYRVILGDLRDKLYQTRERSRQLLASGHSDIPEEATLISVEQFLEPLELCYRSLCSCGDRAIADGSLLDFLRQVSTFGLSLVKLDIRQESDRHTDVIDAITKHLEIGSYREWSEEHRQEWLLSELCGKRPLFGPDLPKTEEISDVLDTLHVISELPSDNFGAYIISMATAPSDVLAVELLQRECHVKKPLRVVPLFEKLADLEAAPAALSRLFSIDWYRERINGTQEVMIGYSDSGKDAGRFSAAWQLYKAQEELINVAKKFGVKLTMFHGRGGTVGRGGGPTHLAILSQPPDTIHGSLRVTVQGEVIEQSFGEELLCFRTLQRFTAATLEHGMHMPVSPKPEWRALMDEMAVVSTEDYRSIVFQEPRFVEYFRLATPELEYGRMNIGSRPSKRKPSGGIESLRAIPWIFAWTQTRFHLPVWLGLGAAFRHVIKKDIKNLHMLQEMYNQWPFFRVTIDLVEMVFAKGNPGIAALYDKLLVSEDLWSFGERLRSNYEETKNFLLQIAGHKDLLEGDPHLKQRLRLRDSYITTLNVCQAYTLKRIRDPNFHVTLRPHISKEISESNKPANELVKLNPTSEYAPGLEDTLILTMKGIAAGLQNTG is encoded by the exons ATGGCTAACAGGAATCTGGAGAAGTTGGCGTCCATTGACGCGCAGCTTCGGCTTCTGGTTCCGTCCAAAGTGAGCGAGGACGACAAGCTGGTGGAATACGATGCTCTGCTTTTGGATCGGTTTCTAGATATTCTCCAAGATTTACATGGAGAGGATCTCAGGGAAACG GTTCAAGCATGTTATGAGCTTTCTGCTGAGTATGAAGGAAAGCATGACCCGAAAAAGCTATCAGAGCTTGGAGATGTATTGACAAGTTTGGACCCAGGGGATTCTATTGTTGTTGCAAAATCCTTCGCCCACATGCTTAGCTTGGCCAACTTGGCTGAGGAGGTCCAGATTGCTTACCGCAGACGAAACAAGCTGAAAAAGGGTGACTTTGCAGATGAAAATTCTGCAACGACTGAATCAGACATTGAAGAAACTCTCAAGAGGCTTGTAGGGGATCTAAAAAAGTCTCCCCAAGAGGTTTTTGATGCTCTCAAGAATCAGACTGTAGATCTGGTCCTCACTGCTCATCCTACACAATCTGTTCGTAGATCCTTGCTTCAGAAGCACGGAAG GATTCGGAATTGTTTAACCCAGTTGTACGCGAAAGACATTACTCCTGATGATAAGCAGGAGATTGATGAGGCACTTCAGAGAGAG ATCCAAGCTGCATTTCGTACGGATGAGATCCGAAGAACAGCTCCCACTCCACAAGATGAGATGAGAGCAGGGATGAGCTATTTCCATGAAACAATTTGGAAGGGTGTCCCAAAGTTTCTCCGTCGTGTGGATACAGCTTTGAAGAATATTGGGATTAATGAACGTGTTCCCCATAATGCCCCACTTATTCAGTTTTCATCTTGGATGGGTGGTGATCGTGATG GTAATCCAAGAGTAACTCCCGAGGTCACAAGGGATGTTTGCCTACTAGCTAGAATGATGGCTGCAAACTTGTACTATTCTCAGATAGAGGATCTTATGTTTGAG TTGTCTATGTGGCGCTGCAATGATGAACTCCGTGTTCGTGCAGATGTACTTCACAGGTCCACGAGGAGAGATGCAAAGCACTACATAG AATTTTGGAAGCAAGTTCCTCCAAATGAACCCTACCGTGTGATTCTCGGTGATTTAAGGGATAAGCTTTATCAAACACGTGAACGTTCTCGTCAGTTGTTAGCCAGTGGGCACTCTGACATTCCGGAGGAGGCAACACTGATCAGTGTTGAGCAG TTCTTGGAACCTCTCGAACTCTGCTACAGATCACTCTGCTCTTGTGGTGACCGAGCAATTGCTGATGGATCACTTCTTGATTTCTTAAGGCAAGTGTCCACCTTTGGACTTTCACTTGTGAAGCTCGATATTAGGCAAGAATCTGACAGGCATACTGATGTGATAGACGCCATCACCAAGCATCTGGAAATTGGTTCCTATCGTGAGTGGTCTGAAGAACACCGTCAGGAGTGGCTTTTATCTGAACTATGTGGCAAGCGCCCACTGTTTGGTCCTGATCTTCCAAAAACGGAAGAAATCTCTGATGTTTTGGACACATTACATGTGATATCAGAACTTCCATCTGATAACTTTGGAGCATACATCATCTCAATGGCGACTGCTCCATCTGATGTGCTCGCAGTTGAGCTCCTGCAACGTGAATGCCACGTGAAGAAACCACTAAGAGTCGTTCCACTGTTTGAGAAGCTTGCAGATCTGGAGGCTGCTCCTGCTGCTTTGTCACGGCTTTTCTCGATTGATTGGTATAGAGAGCGGATCAACGGAACGCAAGAAGTCATGATTGGGTACTCAGATTCTGGTAAAGATGCAGGGCGTTTCTCTGCAGCCTGGCAGTTATACAAGGCACAGGAGGAGCTTATCAACGTTGCTAAGAAATTTGGTGTGAAGCTAACTATGTTCCATGGTCGTGGTGGCACTGTTGGAAGGGGAGGTGGTCCCACCCATCTTGCTATATTGTCTCAACCACCAGATACAATTCATGGTTCACTCCGTGTCACTGTCCAAGGTGAAGTTATTGAGCAGTCGTTTGGAGAGGAGCTCTTGTGTTTTAGAACACTCCAGCGTTTCACAGCTGCTACACTAGAGCATGGAATGCATATGCCAGTTTCACCAAAACCGGAATGGCGTGCACTTATGGACGAAATGGCAGTTGTATCTACAGAGGACTATCGCTCCATTGTTTTCCAGGAGCCTCGATTTGTCGAGTACTTCCGTCTT GCTACACCAGAGCTGGAGTATGGTCGGATGAACATTGGCAGTCGCCCCTCAAAGCGAAAACCAAGTGGTGGTATTGAGTCACTTCGTGCAATCCCATGGATTTTCGCATGGACACAAACAAGGTTCCATCTTCCTGTGTGGTTAGGCCTTGGAGCAGCCTTCAGACATGTCATTAAGAAGGACATTAAGAATCTTCATATGCTGCAAGAGATGTACAACCAATGGCCTTTCTTCAGGGTCACCATTGATTTGGTTGAAATGGTGTTTGCCAAGGGAAACCCCGGAATAGCTGCGTTATATGATAAACTCCTTGTTTCTGAAGACCTATGGTCATTTGGAGAGCGATTAAGGTCCAACTATGAAGAAACCAAGAACTTTCTCTTACAG ATTGCTGGACACAAGGATCTTCTCGAAGGGGACCCGCACCTGAAGCAAAGACTCCGCCTGCGTGATTCATACATCACAACCCTCAACGTCTGCCAAGCATATACACTGAAAAGGATCCGTGACCCAAACTTCCATGTGACACTACGGCCACACATCTCAAAGGAAATCAGCGAATCAAACAAACCGGCTAATGAACTTGTGAAGCTGAACCCGACAAGTGAGTACGCGCCTGGTCTGGAGGACACCCTCATCTTGACAATGAAGGGTATTGCTGCCGGCTTACAGAACACCGGTTAA
- the LOC126615012 gene encoding ubiquitin-conjugating enzyme E2 36, with protein MANSNLPRRIIKETQRLLSEPAPGISASPSEENMRYFNVMILGPTQSPYEGGVFKLELFLPEEYPMAAPKVRFLTKIYHPNIDKLGRICLDILKDKWSPALQIRTVLLSIQALLSAPNPDDPLSENIAKHWKSNEAEAVETAKEWTRLYASGV; from the exons ATGGCGAACAGTAATCTTCCCCGACGAATCATCAAG GAAACTCAACGTCTGCTCAGTGAACCTG CACCGGGGATTAGTGCTTCACCGTCAGAAGAGAACATGCGATACTTCAATGTGATGATCCTTGGCCCAACACAATCTCCTTATGAAG GAGGAGTCTTCAAGTTGGAACTCTTTTTGCCTGAAGAATACCCAATGGCAGCTCCAAAG GTTCGATTTCTCACCAAAATTTATCATCCTAACATTGACAAG CTGGGAAGGATATGCCTTGATATATTGAAAGACAAGTGGAGTCCTGCTCTCCAGATCCGAACTGTACTTTTGAG TATTCAGGCACTGTTGAGTGCCCCAAACCCCGACGACCCGCTCTCAGAGAACATCGCAAAGCATTGGAAATCAAATGAGGCTGAAGCTGTTGAAACAG CCAAGGAATGGACCCGTTTATATGCAAGCGGTGTGTAA